In one window of Herpetosiphonaceae bacterium DNA:
- a CDS encoding S10 family peptidase, translating to MTDSPAVPTPGAGVVTALPGYGNVKERQLSGYLPVDERGGAYIYFWFIESQGDPAKDPIVLWLNGGPGSSSFIGLFYENGPYKVNQDLTLADNSYSWNTNASYLMIDQPAGTGLSIVIDDASEARTEQQATDQLYYGLQQFFDRWSEYRSLDFFVFGESFAGVYVPMLATAILDGNQAGNAQINLKGIGVGDGWVDPYVQQATYGDYAYAHGLIGLREKHHVDQLYAACAKAIVESEPVTSRKADKICNRIEEYITKVSGGINVYDVRMIGDYDFSLIGAYLDQPTVREALYIDPRAKPWEETSKRVGYLLEKGEQNSAAYLYPRLFEALPVLIYNGVYDMDCNFMGTDAWIGMLHWSYRDQFLNTNRAPWHVDGQVVGQARSVDRLTQVLVMGAGHLVPLDQPKTALGLLETFLKGQPFS from the coding sequence ATGACAGACTCACCTGCGGTACCCACGCCCGGCGCGGGAGTCGTCACCGCGCTACCCGGCTACGGCAACGTGAAGGAGCGCCAGCTATCCGGCTACCTGCCGGTCGATGAGCGCGGCGGTGCCTACATCTACTTCTGGTTCATCGAGTCGCAGGGCGATCCCGCGAAAGACCCGATTGTGCTGTGGCTCAACGGCGGTCCCGGCAGCTCCAGCTTTATCGGGCTGTTCTACGAAAACGGGCCATATAAGGTCAACCAGGATCTTACGCTGGCCGACAATTCCTATAGCTGGAACACGAACGCCAGCTATCTGATGATCGATCAGCCAGCCGGGACGGGGCTGTCGATCGTGATCGATGATGCGTCCGAAGCCCGGACCGAGCAGCAGGCGACCGACCAGCTCTACTACGGCTTGCAGCAGTTCTTCGATCGCTGGTCCGAGTACCGTAGCCTCGATTTCTTCGTCTTCGGCGAGTCGTTCGCGGGCGTGTATGTGCCGATGCTCGCCACGGCGATCCTCGACGGCAACCAGGCGGGCAACGCCCAGATCAATCTTAAGGGCATCGGTGTCGGCGATGGCTGGGTCGATCCGTATGTGCAGCAGGCGACCTACGGCGATTATGCCTATGCCCACGGGCTGATCGGTCTGCGCGAAAAACATCACGTCGATCAGCTTTATGCCGCGTGCGCCAAGGCGATCGTCGAGTCCGAGCCAGTGACTTCCCGCAAGGCAGATAAAATCTGTAACAGGATCGAGGAGTACATCACCAAGGTCAGCGGCGGCATCAATGTGTACGACGTGCGCATGATCGGCGATTACGATTTTAGCCTGATCGGCGCGTACCTGGACCAGCCGACGGTGCGCGAGGCGCTGTACATCGACCCCAGGGCGAAGCCGTGGGAAGAAACCTCGAAGCGTGTCGGCTACCTGCTGGAAAAGGGCGAGCAGAACTCGGCGGCCTACCTCTACCCGCGTCTGTTCGAGGCGCTGCCGGTGCTGATCTACAACGGCGTCTACGACATGGATTGTAACTTCATGGGCACCGACGCCTGGATCGGCATGCTGCACTGGTCATATCGTGATCAGTTCCTCAATACCAATCGCGCGCCCTGGCACGTCGATGGGCAGGTCGTCGGTCAGGCCCGCTCGGTCGACAGGCTGACCCAGGTGCTGGTGATGGGCGCTGGTCATCTTGTGCCGCTCGATCAGCCCAAGACGGCCCTCGGGCTGCTGGAAACCTTTCTCAAGGGCCAGCCGTTTAGCTGA
- a CDS encoding ABC-F family ATP-binding cassette domain-containing protein, with protein sequence MTIVGLQEISKSFGGRPIIEPLSWSIDAQARVGLVGANGSGKSTLLRMIAGLESYDGGTIVRRRGLRVAYLAQEVAGGDAGVLATVLASRSDLAALEADLAAIEAHLAEAGIAYDTARLTALLDDQARLLERFEELGGPRLRNEAVAHLRALGIADDDFETPTRYLSGGQRKLIALAGCLLQQPDLLLLDEPDTHLDLAHKAQLEALIRSFGGAVVIVSHDRYLLDETVTTIVELEHRALKVWEGNYSAYAVAKEVALLRQQELYVAQQKEIARLEAAIARFKLWASIVVNERHIKQARNKQRQIDRMEKIDRPVLERKRMNLRFQAAQRGGQKALELRDVGMAFGDDLILLGLKHTFWRGERVGVVGANGSGKTVLGRLLVGQLTPTYGEVWRGPSIDIGYYAQGHETLDPRATLVETIRAVKPMYEEQAVAFLGTFLFLYQMVHQRVGSLSGGERSRLQLARLMLGGANCLVLDEPTNHLDIASAEVLEGALASYEGTVITISHDRYFLDRIADRIVEIDDGDIALYEGGYSAYLEQKTRPTNGYAAPTAPAAPARVKRSA encoded by the coding sequence ATGACCATCGTCGGATTGCAGGAGATCAGTAAGTCGTTTGGCGGGCGACCGATCATCGAGCCGCTGAGCTGGAGCATCGATGCGCAGGCCCGCGTGGGTCTGGTCGGGGCGAATGGCAGCGGCAAGTCCACGCTGCTGCGGATGATCGCCGGGCTGGAGTCGTACGACGGCGGAACGATCGTCAGGCGGCGCGGGCTGCGGGTTGCGTATCTCGCCCAGGAGGTTGCGGGGGGCGATGCGGGCGTGCTGGCGACCGTGCTGGCGAGTCGCTCCGATCTGGCGGCGCTTGAGGCGGATCTGGCGGCGATCGAGGCGCACCTGGCCGAGGCCGGCATCGCGTACGATACCGCGCGGCTGACGGCGCTGCTGGATGACCAGGCGCGGCTGCTCGAACGGTTCGAGGAGCTTGGCGGGCCGCGCCTGCGCAACGAGGCGGTCGCGCATCTGCGGGCGCTGGGCATCGCCGACGACGACTTCGAGACGCCGACGCGCTACCTCAGCGGCGGGCAGCGCAAGCTGATCGCGCTGGCGGGCTGTCTGCTGCAACAGCCGGATCTACTGCTGCTCGACGAGCCGGACACGCACCTCGATCTGGCGCACAAAGCCCAGCTTGAGGCGCTGATCCGCTCCTTCGGCGGGGCCGTGGTGATTGTCTCGCACGACCGCTACCTGCTGGACGAGACGGTGACGACGATCGTGGAGCTGGAGCATCGCGCGCTCAAGGTGTGGGAGGGCAACTACTCGGCGTATGCGGTTGCCAAGGAGGTGGCGCTGCTGCGGCAGCAGGAGCTATACGTCGCGCAGCAAAAGGAGATCGCACGGCTTGAGGCGGCGATTGCGCGCTTCAAGCTCTGGGCCAGCATCGTCGTCAACGAGCGGCATATCAAGCAGGCGCGCAACAAGCAGCGGCAGATCGATCGGATGGAGAAGATCGATCGGCCCGTGCTGGAGCGCAAGCGCATGAACCTGCGATTTCAGGCGGCGCAGCGCGGCGGCCAGAAGGCGCTTGAGCTGCGCGATGTGGGTATGGCCTTCGGCGATGATCTGATCCTGCTTGGCCTGAAGCATACCTTCTGGCGCGGCGAGCGCGTCGGGGTTGTGGGTGCGAACGGCTCCGGTAAGACCGTGCTGGGCCGGCTGCTGGTGGGCCAGCTCACGCCAACATACGGCGAGGTCTGGCGCGGCCCCAGCATCGACATCGGCTACTACGCGCAGGGCCACGAGACGCTCGATCCGCGCGCGACGCTGGTCGAGACGATCCGCGCGGTCAAGCCGATGTACGAGGAGCAGGCGGTAGCGTTTCTGGGCACATTCCTGTTCCTGTACCAGATGGTTCACCAGAGGGTCGGCTCGCTAAGCGGCGGCGAGCGCTCGCGGCTGCAACTGGCGCGGCTGATGCTCGGCGGCGCGAACTGCCTGGTGCTGGACGAGCCGACGAATCACCTGGACATTGCCTCGGCGGAGGTGCTGGAAGGTGCGCTGGCGTCCTACGAGGGCACGGTGATTACGATCTCCCACGATCGCTATTTTCTGGATCGGATCGCCGACCGGATCGTGGAGATCGACGACGGCGACATCGCGCTCTACGAAGGCGGCTACAGCGCCTATCTTGAGCAAAAGACGCGGCCAACCAATGGCTACGCAGCGCCCACCGCGCCCGCCGCGCCCGCGCGGGTCAAGCGATCGGCGTAG
- a CDS encoding cytochrome P450, which translates to MATAYYPTGPRGRPIVGLLPAFRRDPIATLTQVTREYGDIAHFKLGPQHVVLLNQPDYIKDVLVTHQRHFMKGRGLQRAKKMLGEGLLTSEGEFHLRQRRLAQPAFHKQRIARYGETMAQYAALMREQWTDGATLDVAQEMMHLTLAIVGKTLFDADVGTDEADEIGAALNDSMAMFRLVTLPFADLLERLPLPSTRRFRKARARLDATIYRIIAERRRHLAADGADRGDLLSMLLLAQDHEGDGGSMTDLQLRDEAMTIFLAGHETTANALTWTWYLLSQHPDVEARLHAEIDSVLGGRLPTADDVPQLPYAEMVLSESMRLYPPAWILGRLALDEYTLDSYRMPAGTLVLMSQYVTHHDPRYFPAPLSFDPQRWTPERRAQIPKFAYFPFGGGTRRCIGEGFAWVESILVLATIAQRWRLRLVPGHPVELQPLITLRPKHGMRMVVERREPRRRAPMPGALWAWHPPGTRS; encoded by the coding sequence ATGGCGACCGCATATTATCCGACCGGGCCGAGAGGCAGGCCGATCGTCGGGCTGCTGCCAGCGTTTCGCCGCGATCCGATCGCCACGCTGACGCAGGTGACGCGCGAGTATGGCGACATCGCGCACTTCAAGCTCGGCCCGCAGCATGTCGTGCTGCTCAATCAGCCCGACTATATCAAGGATGTGCTGGTGACGCACCAGCGCCATTTTATGAAAGGACGCGGGCTTCAGCGCGCGAAGAAGATGCTGGGCGAGGGCCTGCTGACCAGCGAGGGCGAGTTTCATCTGCGGCAGCGGCGGCTGGCGCAGCCCGCCTTTCATAAGCAGCGCATCGCGCGGTACGGCGAGACGATGGCCCAGTACGCCGCGCTGATGCGCGAGCAGTGGACCGACGGCGCGACGCTGGATGTGGCGCAGGAGATGATGCATCTCACGCTGGCGATCGTCGGCAAGACGCTCTTCGACGCCGATGTCGGGACCGATGAGGCCGACGAGATCGGCGCGGCGCTCAACGATTCGATGGCGATGTTTCGTCTCGTCACGCTGCCCTTCGCCGATCTGCTGGAGCGCCTGCCGCTGCCCAGCACCCGCCGCTTCCGCAAGGCCCGTGCCCGGCTGGACGCGACGATCTACCGCATCATCGCGGAGCGGCGCAGACACCTTGCTGCCGACGGCGCGGATCGCGGCGATCTGCTCTCGATGCTGCTGCTGGCTCAGGATCACGAGGGCGACGGCGGCAGCATGACCGATCTGCAACTGCGTGATGAGGCCATGACGATCTTTCTGGCCGGTCACGAGACGACCGCCAACGCGCTAACCTGGACATGGTATCTGCTCTCGCAGCATCCCGATGTTGAGGCCAGGCTCCACGCCGAGATCGATAGCGTGCTGGGCGGCAGGCTGCCCACCGCCGACGATGTGCCGCAGCTACCCTACGCCGAGATGGTGCTCTCGGAGTCGATGCGGCTGTACCCGCCCGCCTGGATCTTGGGCCGCCTGGCGCTCGACGAGTACACGCTCGACAGCTACAGGATGCCAGCGGGCACGCTGGTGCTGATGAGCCAGTATGTCACCCACCACGATCCGCGCTACTTCCCCGCTCCGCTCAGCTTCGATCCGCAGCGCTGGACGCCGGAGCGCCGCGCACAGATCCCGAAGTTTGCGTACTTTCCATTCGGCGGCGGCACGCGGCGCTGCATCGGCGAGGGCTTCGCGTGGGTCGAGAGCATCCTGGTGCTGGCGACGATCGCGCAGCGCTGGCGGCTGCGGCTGGTGCCGGGTCATCCGGTCGAGCTTCAGCCGCTGATCACGCTGCGACCGAAGCACGGCATGCGGATGGTCGTGGAGCGCCGAGAACCGAGACGCCGGGCGCCCATGCCGGGCGCCCTCTGGGCATGGCACCCGCCTGGCACCCGGAGCTAA
- the fdhD gene encoding formate dehydrogenase accessory sulfurtransferase FdhD yields MSEPIVDLHYIEWDGTRATPVTRPVIAETPWVLYLNGREVLTFMCTPTRLHSLALGFLQSEGLIQSLDDVWQIKVFLDENRVYLFFPAAGLDEELHMQTCAEAGGSIAVQLTRPAPPLPERRVLTSGCGGGITFDDVRGDRPPLQSDLRVQATQIVALMREMNYQARLYRQSRGVHTSALSDGERLLVLAEDVGRHNTLDKIRGEVLLQGLSTRDRILLTSGRISSEMIAKARKMEVPIVVSRTSPTATSVRLAQAWNMTLIGYVRAPQLRVYTGAERVLFERSAQAGES; encoded by the coding sequence ATGAGCGAGCCAATCGTTGATCTGCATTATATCGAATGGGACGGCACACGCGCCACGCCCGTCACGCGCCCGGTGATCGCCGAGACGCCCTGGGTGCTGTATCTCAACGGACGCGAGGTGCTGACGTTTATGTGTACGCCCACGCGGCTGCACAGCCTGGCGCTGGGCTTTCTCCAGTCGGAAGGGCTGATCCAGTCGCTCGACGATGTGTGGCAGATCAAGGTCTTTCTGGATGAGAACCGGGTCTATCTGTTCTTCCCGGCGGCTGGTCTGGATGAGGAGCTGCATATGCAGACCTGCGCCGAGGCGGGCGGCTCGATCGCGGTGCAGCTCACGCGGCCCGCGCCGCCGCTGCCCGAACGGCGGGTGCTGACCTCAGGCTGTGGCGGCGGTATCACCTTCGACGACGTGCGCGGCGATCGACCGCCGCTCCAGTCCGACCTGCGGGTTCAGGCTACACAGATCGTGGCGCTGATGCGCGAGATGAACTATCAGGCCCGGCTGTATCGCCAGAGTCGCGGCGTGCATACGTCGGCGCTGAGCGACGGCGAGCGGCTGCTGGTACTGGCCGAGGATGTCGGGCGACATAATACGCTCGATAAGATTCGCGGCGAGGTGCTCCTGCAAGGGCTGAGCACCAGGGATCGGATTCTCCTAACGTCGGGCCGGATCTCGTCGGAGATGATCGCCAAGGCGCGCAAGATGGAGGTGCCGATCGTGGTTTCGCGCACATCGCCCACTGCGACCTCGGTGCGACTGGCCCAGGCGTGGAACATGACGCTGATCGGCTATGTGCGCGCGCCGCAGCTTCGGGTCTATACCGGAGCCGAGCGGGTGCTCTTCGAGCGATCGGCGCAGGCCGGGGAGTCGTAG
- a CDS encoding substrate-binding domain-containing protein — MCLMQRWLSVCCILLLTACAATTASTSATDAKLRLATTTSTADSGLLDAILPDFEQRYQASVEVIAVGTGQALKLGENGDADVVLVHARAREDAFMAQGFGSQRRDVMYNDFVIVGPSGDPAQIGAASSGGEAFQRIAAAGVPFASRGDDSGTFTKEQALWSSAGVAPTATLDWYRSLGQGMGETLIAADELGAYTLADRGTYLAMRARLPRLTLLIGGATIEQNRDPALRNPYGVIQVSAARHAGINERLAAAFVAWITSPEVQRRIGEFGTERFGQPLFYPQATQ; from the coding sequence ATGTGCCTCATGCAGCGCTGGCTCTCCGTCTGCTGCATCCTGCTCCTCACCGCCTGCGCCGCGACGACCGCATCTACGAGCGCGACCGACGCGAAGCTGCGGCTGGCGACGACCACCTCAACCGCCGATTCGGGGCTGCTGGACGCGATCTTGCCCGATTTCGAGCAGCGCTACCAGGCCAGCGTCGAGGTGATCGCGGTGGGCACCGGGCAGGCGCTCAAGCTGGGCGAGAACGGCGACGCCGACGTGGTGCTGGTTCATGCCCGCGCGCGCGAAGACGCATTTATGGCGCAGGGCTTCGGCAGCCAGCGCCGCGATGTGATGTACAACGACTTTGTGATCGTCGGGCCATCGGGCGATCCCGCGCAGATCGGCGCGGCAAGCAGCGGCGGCGAGGCGTTTCAGCGGATCGCGGCGGCAGGCGTGCCGTTTGCCTCGCGCGGCGACGACTCCGGCACGTTTACCAAGGAGCAGGCGCTCTGGAGCAGCGCGGGCGTAGCGCCTACGGCCACGCTCGACTGGTATCGATCGCTGGGGCAGGGCATGGGCGAGACGCTGATCGCCGCCGATGAACTGGGCGCGTACACCCTGGCAGATCGCGGCACCTACCTGGCGATGCGCGCCAGGCTGCCGCGTCTCACGCTGCTCATCGGCGGCGCGACGATCGAGCAGAATCGCGACCCGGCGCTGCGCAACCCATACGGCGTGATCCAGGTCAGCGCCGCGCGACATGCCGGGATCAACGAACGGCTGGCGGCGGCATTCGTCGCGTGGATCACCTCGCCTGAGGTCCAGCGACGCATCGGAGAGTTTGGCACGGAGCGCTTTGGACAGCCGCTCTTTTATCCACAGGCAACACAATGA
- a CDS encoding ABC transporter permease gives MNDLLAGIGAALRLLLNGDSQLWAIITLSLWVSGVALTLSAIGGIPLGAWLGLLRFPGRRLLTTIIYTGMGLPPVVVGLIVYLLLSRSGPLGMLGWLFTPRAMIAAQTLISLPLVAGLTMSAVEGVGAELRAQLRALGATQTQIARAVLWEARGGMLVALVAGFGSIISEVGAVMLVGGNIAGSTRVLTTAIVLETRKGAFDQALALAFVLLGLTFALNALALRLQGRLLQVAG, from the coding sequence ATGAACGATCTATTGGCGGGCATCGGCGCGGCGCTGCGGCTGCTGCTCAACGGTGACAGCCAGCTCTGGGCGATCATCACGCTGTCGCTGTGGGTGTCGGGCGTGGCGCTGACGCTCAGCGCGATCGGCGGGATTCCGCTGGGCGCGTGGCTCGGATTGCTGCGCTTTCCTGGTCGTCGCCTGCTCACGACGATCATCTACACCGGCATGGGGCTGCCGCCGGTGGTGGTCGGGCTGATCGTCTATCTGCTGCTCTCGCGCAGCGGGCCGCTTGGCATGCTCGGCTGGCTCTTCACGCCGCGCGCGATGATCGCTGCGCAGACGTTGATCAGCCTGCCGCTGGTAGCGGGACTCACGATGTCGGCGGTGGAGGGCGTGGGCGCGGAGCTGCGGGCACAGCTGCGGGCGCTGGGCGCAACCCAGACGCAGATCGCGCGGGCGGTGCTGTGGGAGGCGCGCGGCGGCATGCTCGTCGCGCTCGTCGCCGGGTTCGGCAGCATCATCTCCGAGGTCGGCGCGGTCATGCTGGTAGGCGGCAACATCGCGGGCTCGACGCGCGTGCTGACGACGGCGATCGTGCTGGAAACCCGCAAGGGCGCATTCGATCAGGCGCTTGCGCTGGCGTTCGTGCTGCTGGGCCTGACCTTTGCGCTCAACGCGCTGGCGCTGCGGCTCCAGGGGCGCTTGCTGCAGGTGGCCGGATAG
- a CDS encoding ATP-binding cassette domain-containing protein has protein sequence MEPLYHLQHVTKRYGARTVLAIDDLTIEAGERLALIGPSGAGKSTLLRLLCFLEPLTSGRLACDGQAYKDTIPLAVQREITLVFQRPLLLDTSVWQNVAFGLRVRGQRDDRRVAALLELLGLEQVAHARALTLSGGEMQRVALARALVFRPRVLLLDEPTANLDPRNVALMEAAITALHCEHGSTIVVATHNLHQARRLTARAVMLLDGQMIEQGPTERLLTVATDQRTSAFVKGEMIY, from the coding sequence ATGGAACCGCTCTATCATCTGCAACACGTCACCAAACGCTACGGCGCACGCACGGTGCTGGCGATCGACGACCTCACGATCGAGGCGGGCGAGCGGCTGGCGCTGATCGGTCCCAGCGGCGCGGGCAAGTCCACGCTGCTGCGGCTGCTCTGCTTTCTTGAGCCGCTAACCAGCGGCAGGCTCGCCTGCGACGGCCAGGCATATAAAGATACAATCCCGCTGGCGGTCCAGCGCGAGATCACGCTGGTCTTTCAGCGTCCGCTGCTGCTCGATACCAGCGTCTGGCAGAATGTCGCCTTTGGGCTGCGGGTGCGCGGGCAGCGCGACGATCGGCGGGTGGCAGCGCTGCTTGAGCTGCTGGGCCTGGAGCAGGTGGCTCATGCGCGGGCGCTGACGCTCTCCGGCGGCGAGATGCAGCGGGTAGCCCTGGCGCGGGCGCTGGTCTTTCGTCCACGGGTCTTGCTGCTGGACGAGCCGACCGCCAATCTCGATCCACGGAATGTCGCGCTGATGGAGGCGGCGATCACCGCGCTCCACTGCGAGCACGGCAGCACGATCGTCGTGGCGACGCACAACCTGCACCAGGCTCGTCGGCTGACGGCCCGCGCCGTAATGCTGCTGGATGGACAGATGATCGAACAGGGGCCAACCGAGCGCCTGCTGACGGTCGCGACCGATCAGCGCACCAGCGCGTTCGTCAAAGGCGAGATGATCTATTGA
- a CDS encoding GNAT family N-acetyltransferase: MSFTEFLIELCHPEDAPRLAPLIHALAREEGAEPADVEEIATIVGALLQSGASDFLLATADDEPIGCMQIAYRLSTWEAQPYAYVEDFYLSPKARARGVGTKMMDYALQRAEGQRCNRIMLDVRRANTAAQRLYARFGFTDAESGVWKRPLPLGESYCDTTTTLAAIEELRGEASTGERA, translated from the coding sequence ATGAGCTTTACTGAATTTTTGATCGAGCTATGCCATCCGGAGGACGCGCCGCGTCTCGCGCCGCTGATCCACGCGCTGGCGCGAGAAGAAGGTGCCGAGCCTGCCGACGTGGAGGAGATCGCCACTATCGTCGGGGCACTGCTCCAGAGCGGCGCGAGCGATTTTCTGCTGGCAACCGCCGACGACGAGCCGATCGGCTGTATGCAGATCGCGTACCGGCTTTCGACGTGGGAGGCGCAGCCCTACGCCTACGTGGAAGATTTTTACCTCTCGCCCAAAGCGCGCGCGCGGGGCGTCGGCACGAAGATGATGGACTACGCGCTGCAACGGGCGGAGGGCCAGCGCTGCAACCGGATCATGCTGGACGTGCGCCGCGCGAACACGGCGGCGCAGCGGCTATACGCGCGCTTCGGCTTTACCGACGCGGAATCCGGCGTCTGGAAGCGTCCGCTGCCGCTGGGCGAGAGCTACTGCGACACGACCACGACCCTGGCGGCGATCGAAGAGCTGCGCGGCGAAGCGAGCACGGGTGAGCGCGCATGA
- a CDS encoding DsbA family protein, with the protein MYASSALPEIKTKYIDTGQVYYVYKDFPILSNHPQAGLAAQAAECAGEQDGYWAMHGKLFAEPSEWDTTPELAKEAFWRYAEVLQLDPDALIQCIDQGRYADEVERDTNEAIRLGLNGTPAFIINGKLMTGARPIEQFIQVIDRELRQR; encoded by the coding sequence ATATACGCCAGTTCGGCGCTACCGGAGATCAAAACGAAATACATCGACACGGGCCAGGTCTATTACGTCTATAAAGACTTTCCGATCCTGAGCAACCATCCCCAGGCCGGGCTGGCGGCGCAGGCGGCGGAGTGCGCCGGCGAGCAGGACGGCTACTGGGCGATGCACGGCAAGCTCTTCGCCGAGCCGTCGGAGTGGGATACGACGCCGGAGCTAGCGAAGGAGGCTTTCTGGCGCTACGCCGAGGTCTTGCAGCTCGATCCCGACGCGCTGATACAGTGTATCGACCAGGGACGCTACGCCGATGAGGTCGAGCGCGACACCAACGAGGCGATCCGGCTGGGCTTGAACGGCACGCCCGCGTTTATCATCAACGGCAAGCTGATGACCGGCGCGCGACCGATCGAGCAGTTCATCCAGGTAATCGACCGCGAGCTGCGCCAGCGCTGA
- a CDS encoding Hsp20/alpha crystallin family protein yields the protein MSRVILLRRSMGAGAMQRELEELFRRQWSRQQPIAIRHRSDLWQPAADVYETDDAYVVLLELAGMRGVEIEVTLTEGALFVRGQRPELHHEGAVHFHQLGITEGPFQCAVYVPGPVAEQEVEASYDDGLLTIILPKRPPSTVRVEVSQGG from the coding sequence ATGAGCCGAGTGATTTTATTGCGCCGTAGCATGGGCGCGGGCGCTATGCAGCGCGAGCTAGAAGAGCTGTTTCGCCGTCAGTGGAGCCGCCAGCAGCCGATCGCGATTCGCCACCGCAGCGATCTGTGGCAGCCCGCGGCGGATGTGTACGAAACCGACGACGCCTATGTCGTGCTGCTCGAACTCGCCGGTATGCGCGGCGTCGAGATCGAGGTGACGCTGACCGAGGGCGCGCTGTTCGTGCGCGGGCAGCGGCCTGAGCTGCATCATGAGGGCGCGGTCCATTTTCATCAGCTTGGCATTACGGAAGGCCCGTTCCAGTGCGCCGTCTACGTGCCCGGCCCGGTCGCCGAGCAGGAGGTCGAGGCCAGCTATGACGATGGCCTGCTGACGATCATCCTGCCGAAGCGCCCGCCGTCGACCGTGCGCGTCGAGGTAAGCCAGGGCGGCTAG